One genomic segment of Strix aluco isolate bStrAlu1 chromosome 7, bStrAlu1.hap1, whole genome shotgun sequence includes these proteins:
- the HPS6 gene encoding BLOC-2 complex member HPS6 — translation MKRAGTLRQVSDFSDFSRGHWLQELLCRGEESSHVQSSPDGQHLLVLQKSRPPPLPRVLAFQRHGIGGADLERNWQPPQPALVGLLFLQNPVMPGSWVLAVVWEHGHTEVWHFVVAVGWQLLQTVELCQGARARIVSVCSQGASLVWCEERPPLDTHSDMSKCAFRFCVCTRALEVGEQGVRLGTLKIVLHNSAEYQVLASPQHVFLVPATASFATTSKFLLIWHPEKAKLTITAPSAGFVHSKVLRYSSESDFRKLLLGSVGLLSGLAPLDIHTSAVSNSEGLLLVSTKGAVNMVEPDGTQRHIFDLEGGPLAQGRPVQLKTFGSILACVLAGVLYLIDQNSGRLIEKKILSMKEVHFLESLGEEDSIQLLTQTGIYSFSFSKPEDSSRPEPCLVEMVFEEACRYYQRRSLSSSKLTVEKLKKGGVFQAPVALAAILQHSLQQKPARGLQDTYAKLLSTMSLELQSYMSLELLKTCVVCAPESEVESYCEELVEQEVSRVLRSDMDKDNLAYLNSVFASFPKAAWKATRSCLQLQQNGDGLLVARATPEVWKKVLGGPQQEEVGQNGVVPLFELICASFLRFKPKWLPGFVELTQQYVSISWAYSSKEGPEGRVPLYKRALGVLARKNKRSEADDEMELELLLCSKRPKAVLQALHLLIRLKQWQRVVEVAEKFSKLSPLLNKEIFTTLLAEFAQHRELDPYLDTLWLLCPAELTTSDILAVVLQHLPDSQEDPAPFSSEGNQLTVGLLKPLLQRVLQRPCIQDEMYSDALQSPTFPPPTPPREHKVPSKAAADDAPQPPVARTSSPSTLAQDDTA, via the coding sequence ATGAAGCGAGCCGGGACGCTGCGGCAGGTCTCCGACTTCAGTGACTTCAGCCGAGGCcactggctgcaggagctgctgtgccgGGGAGAAGAGTCCAGCCACGTCCAGTCCAGCCCCGACGGGCAGCACCTTTTGGTCCTGCAGAAGAGCCGgccgccccccctgccccgggtGCTGGCCTTCCAGCGCCACGGCATCGGTGGAGCCGACCTGGAGAGGAACTGGCAGCCGCCCCAACCGGCCCTTGTGGGACTGCTCTTCTTGCAGAACCCTGTGATGCCGGGCTCCTGGGTACTGGCCGTCGTGTGGGAGCATGGCCACACCGAGGTCTGGCACTTCGTGGTGGCTGTgggctggcagctgctgcagacagTGGAGCTTTGCCAGGGTGCCCGGGCACGAATCGTCTCTGTGTGCAGCCAAGGAGCCAGCCTGGTGTGGTGTGAGGAGAGGCCTCCCCTGGACACCCACTCGGACATGAGCAAGTGTGCCTTCAGGTTCTGTGTCTGCACCCGGGCTCTGGAGGTGGGGGAGCAGGGTGTGCGCCTGGGCACTCTAAAGATAGTCCTGCACAACAGCGCTGAGTACCAGGTCCTGGCCTCCCCCCAGCACGTCTTCCTGGTGCCTGCCACTGCCAGCTTTGCCACCACTTCCAAATTCCTCCTTATCTGGCATCCTGAGAAGGCAAAGCTCACCATCACAGCCCCCTCTGCAGGCTTCGTCCACAGCAAGGTGCTGCGCTACAGCAGCGAGTCAGACTTCAGGAAGCTCCTGCTTGGTTCTGTGGGTCTTCTCTCAGGTTTGGCACCTCTGGACATTCACACCTCCGCTGTGTCCAACAGTGAGGGTCTGCTGCTGGTGAGCACAAAGGGTGCTGTGAACATGGTGGAGCCAGATGGAACACAGAGGCATATCTTTGACCTGGAGGGGGGCCCCCTTGCCCAAGGACGTCCTGTCCAGCTGAAGACCTTTGGCAGCATCCTGGCCTGCGTGCTGGCTGGGGTCCTGTACCTCATCGACCAGAACAGTGGAAGGCtcatagaaaagaaaatcctgagCATGAAAGAGGTGCACTTCCTGGAGTCCCTGGGAGAGGAGGACAGCATCCAGCTCCTCACTCAAACTGGCATCTACAGCTTTAGCTTCTCCAAACCTGAGGACAGCAGCAGACCTGAGCCGTGCCTGGTGGAGATGGTGTTCGAGGAGGCCTGCAGATACTACCAGAGGAGGAGCCTCAGCAGCTCCAAGCTGACAGTGGAGAAGCTGAAGAAAGGTGGTGTGTTCCAGGCTCCTGTGGCTCTCGCTGCCATCCTGCAGCACAGTCTCCAGCAGAAGCCAGCCCGAGGCCTCCAAGACACTTATGCCAAGCTGTTGAGCACAATGAGCCTGGAGCTGCAGAGCTACATGAGCCTGGAACTCCTCAAGACCTGTGTGGTGTGTGCCCCAGAGAGTGAGGTGGAAAGCTACTGCGAGGAACTGGTGGAGCAGGAGGTCAGCCGCGTTCTGCGCTCTGACATGGACAAGGACAATTTGGCCTACCTGAACTCTGTCTTTGCCTCCTTCCCCAAGGCTGCCTGGAAGGCCACGAGGAGCTGCTTGCAGCTGCAGCAGAATGGGGATGGCCTCTTGGTAGCCAGGGCCACCCCAGAGGTGTGGAAGAAGGTCCTGGGAGGGCCGCAGCAGGAAGAGGTGGGTCAGAATGGGGTGGTCCCACTCTTTGAGCTCATCTGTGCCTCCTTCCTGAGATTTAAACCCAAGTGGCTGCCCGGTTTTGTGGAGCTGACTCAGCAGTACGTTAGCATCTCTTGGGCATACAGCAGCAAGGAGGGCCCAGAGGGTCGGGTGCCGTTGTACAAGAGAGCACTGGGAGTACTGGCCAGGAAGAACAAGCGCAGTGAGGCAGATGATGAGATGGAGCTCgaactgctgctctgcagcaagagGCCTAAGGCCGTGCTGCAAGCTCTGCACCTTCTCATCCGCCTCAAGCAGTGGCAGCGGGTGGTGGAAGTGGCAGAGAAGTTCTCCAAGCTCAGCCCCTTGCTTAACAAGGAGATATTCACCACGCTGCTGGCAGAGTTTGCCCAGCACCGGGAGCTGGACCCTTATTTGGACACGCTGTGGCTGCTGTGCCCTGCTGAGCTCACCACCTCCGACATCCTCGCCGTGGTCCTACAGCACCTCCCTGACTCCCAGGAGGACCCAGCGCCCTTCTCCAGTGAGGGGAACCAGCTGACTGTAGGCTTGCTCAAGCCGCTGCTGCAGAGGGTTTTGCAGCGTCCCTGCATCCAGGACGAGATGTACTCAGATGCCTTGCAGAGCCCCACCTTCCCCCCTCCTACCCCACCCCGAGAGCACAAGGTCCCCTCAAAAGCAGCGGCTGATGATGCCCCTCAGCCACCCGTGGCAAGGACTTCCTCCCCCTCAACACTGGCACAGGATGACACTGCGTGA